The following are encoded together in the Acidovorax sp. KKS102 genome:
- a CDS encoding DUF6817 domain-containing protein translates to MTLPLHPLDPDLFARALPLLDDEWLTRDPELAPVLPTVLARNVGQDWHKAGTFRHHLVGVTRTLTVWQQPRDVRLLGLLHSVYGNAFVDLVKFDPAKERARVREIAGESAEHLVYLFCTQSRTQFVQKVLAHALEADGSLVLQKDGQDHVLTPYEVAAFIIVSMADTIEQWFSWQDDIFSRFPDVQHRHQKAHWAASLWPGPMRPSGRMVHQINGLAKALQHPGLKDVLPMPPVFAHCTQHLSAANEAAATSLYWSVIQQDQPLVDLDVATGVLESAVRHNPWVGEPQMVLAQLYLSAGRNEDAKAAAESALHLFSAWGNAWDKRVQWDAWVAWTRILLQGATVDGTWPERLDKLNNVALRG, encoded by the coding sequence GTGCTGCCCACGGTGCTGGCACGCAATGTGGGGCAGGACTGGCACAAGGCGGGCACCTTCCGCCACCACCTGGTGGGCGTGACGCGCACGCTGACGGTGTGGCAGCAGCCGCGCGATGTGCGCCTGCTGGGCCTGCTGCACAGCGTGTATGGCAATGCGTTTGTGGACCTGGTGAAGTTTGACCCCGCCAAGGAGCGCGCACGGGTGCGCGAGATTGCGGGCGAGTCGGCCGAGCACCTGGTCTACCTGTTTTGCACCCAGTCCCGCACGCAGTTTGTGCAAAAGGTGCTGGCCCATGCGCTGGAGGCCGATGGCAGCCTGGTGCTGCAAAAGGACGGGCAGGACCACGTGCTCACGCCCTACGAGGTGGCGGCCTTCATCATCGTGAGCATGGCCGACACCATCGAGCAGTGGTTCAGCTGGCAGGACGACATCTTTTCGCGCTTTCCGGACGTGCAGCACCGCCACCAGAAGGCGCATTGGGCTGCATCGCTCTGGCCCGGGCCCATGCGGCCGTCGGGGCGCATGGTGCACCAGATCAACGGGCTGGCCAAGGCGCTGCAGCACCCGGGCCTGAAGGATGTGCTGCCCATGCCGCCCGTGTTTGCGCATTGCACGCAGCACCTGTCGGCCGCCAACGAGGCGGCGGCCACGTCGCTGTACTGGTCGGTCATCCAGCAAGACCAGCCGCTGGTGGACCTGGACGTGGCCACCGGCGTGCTGGAAAGCGCCGTGCGCCACAACCCCTGGGTGGGCGAGCCGCAGATGGTGCTGGCGCAGCTGTATCTGTCTGCGGGCCGCAATGAAGACGCCAAGGCCGCCGCCGAGAGCGCGCTGCACCTGTTCAGCGCCTGGGGCAATGCGTGGGACAAGCGCGTGCAGTGGGACGCCTGGGTGGCCTGGACGCGCATCTTGCTGCAGGGCGCGACGGTGGACGGCACCTGGCCCGAGCGGCTGGACAAGCTGAACAACGTAGCACTGCGGGGCTGA